The Grus americana isolate bGruAme1 chromosome 29, bGruAme1.mat, whole genome shotgun sequence genome contains the following window.
AGGACGCGGGCTCGGTACCAGTCGCTGCCATCCATGTAGGGGGCGGCCACGATGTCCCCTGCTCGGACGGAggagagctctgcctggggagggacaggGCGGGTGACGGCTCTGGGGTGGGCGAGGGGACCCGCGGTGAGGGGGGGGATGCGGAGCCGGCGCCCCGCAGGGTCTCACCGCGCGGCCGCTGCTCTGGTAGTACTGCCGCATCTCGGCGGTCAGCTTGTCCAGCTGCAGGCTACGGTGGCCGATGATCTGGATCCAGAAGTGGTTGGGGTTTTCCGCGGCCGAGACGTAAACTTCCAGGTGCTCGTCCGCGTGGAAGCTGAAATCGGGGCTGGGAACTGCGGGAGAGGCGCAGGGAGCACCGGTGAGAGCCGGACGGGGCGGCCGAGGGGACCCCTGGCCTCCCGCAGAGAGGGGGAGAAGCCGACCCGCGGATCCCGCTCGCGGAGACACGTCTCGGACCATCCGCAGGACAAACGGCTCCAGCGAGAGCCCAGGAGGCGGCCGAGCCGTCCTGCCCTGCCTcgagcggggagggagggagcccaGGGGACAACGCCACAGGCAACCCAGGGTGACCCAGCACCGCTAAAATGGCTCCCAACGTGCTGCAGGGCCCCAGGGACCCGAGCAGACACATTCCCCCCAGCGCGGTTTTCCCGTTGCGCCCCGGGGACGACGCGAACGCTTCTCTTACCCTCAAATTTCGGCACTGCCGCGTCAGGCCCTGCCGCCGGCTCCTCCAgctcatcctccagctcctccgcctcctcaaAGGGAGCCTGGCCCAGGAGCGAGCCTTCACCCCAGGACAAGCCCCCCTCCTCTTCACCATGCCCCGGTACCCCGTCGGGGAGCGGCTCCTGCTCCCACCggctgcccaggggctgctTGCGCTGGCACCGCCTCGCCGTCGACTGGGCCAGCTCCTTCCGGAAAGCGTCGTCTTCCATCAGCTTCTCCATGATGAGTTTCTtggggggaaagaggagagggtTGGGCTCGGGGGCCAAGCTGTCCCCCAAGCCCTCTGCCTCCCGCTCACCTTGGCCGCTGCCACCTGCTTCCGCGTCCCCGAGAGCTGGATGACCCTGATCGGGGCCAGGCCGGCGTCGGCCTCGCGCTCGCAGAGCACTTTGGCCCCCGAGCTGTGGCAGATGCCCCGCACCGTCTCACCGCCCCGGCCTGCGGGAGACAGAGCCCCGGGAAACCGGGGCAGAACGGACTCAGAGCAGGAGCCAGCCTCCAGCCCGCAGATCTCCCGACACGCTCACGCCGTCGGGGGCTTCGACGGCAATTGTGCCCCCACAGACAGCGAGCGGGTAAATTTGTGACACCTCCCACtgtcccctgcctccccagggcGGGCAGAAGGGCCCCAGGGGAGCGGAGGTACCGATAATCCTGCCGACGGCTCTCTGGGGCACGCAGAGCTGCTCCGACACCGGGGCGCTCTCCGTCACGATCTGGTGGACGGCGGCTTTCGCCCGGCAGACTTGGCTGGGGGAGCCCGAAATCAGCAGCGCCGTCTCCTCGCCCTCGTCCTCTCCCTCCACATCGATGCGAGCCCCCGTCTCTTGGCTCAGCTGCGGGCACAGGGTGGGGGGGACCAGCCCCCGGGTGCCATTTACTGGGGCTGCCAGTGAACTTGGCCTTTCCCCGTCACCCCCGTGAGCGGGGCGGCTCCGGCATGGCTTACTTTTTTGATAGTGGCTCCCTTCCGGCCGATGATGGATTTCACGGCCGCCCGGGGCACTCGCATCTCGATTTCCAGCTCCTCATCTCCCACGAACGTCAGCCGCTCCTCTGAGGGCAGGGCAGAGCGATGGCGGTGGGTCCCCACAGCCACGTCCATCcgcacagggagagagaaaccCCGGGGGGGGGTTTATAAACACCACAAGGGAAATTCAGCACGGGCAAAGCTACTCCAAAagcctccctgtccccagggaggggCCTGCAGCGGCTCTGAAAGTCCCAGGGGCGTTCGCCTCAGCACATTTGGGGAAGGCGAGGGGAGGTCAGGGCACAGGGGAGGCAGCTGAACACTCAAACCCGCACGTGGGAGGGCTGGAGACGACGGGGGGACTGCGACACCCACCTCGGCTCTCCCGGTACCTGCGGTACAGGATGTAGAAGACGGCTGCACCGGCCGGGATCCCCAGGACCACGGCAGCTTTCTGCAGGGCCGTCAGGCTGTTCCAGTAACCCCGCTCCGCCGTCATCTTCCTCACggcctgcaggaggagaggcttTACCGGGAGCCaggccctgctgcaggagggggaCCCAGACCGAGCCCCCCCCCGCACCGGGGCCCCCTCCCGCCCGCACAGCCGCTGCTGAAGGCTCGGCCACCCCCGGAGCAGACGCTCAGGCCTGAGCCCgccccggtcccggtcccgctAGAACAGGCCACGGCTCCCAACACCCCCGGGCGAGCGGCCGCCACAGTGGATGAGCACGGACCCCCGCGGTCCCGCCGCCTCCCGGAGCGGCCTCACCCTACCTGGAGAGCCCGGTCCCGGCGGTGCAGCCCCCGGACACCAGCCCCGACCGGGACCACGGACCCGGCTTCGCCCCGGTGCCGCCGCCCCTCGAACCGCCGCCGCCTCACGCGTCCGGCCGCCaccagccccgccccctccggCCGCGCTCCAATCATAGCACCGCTCCTCCCCGGCCCACCAATCACCGCCAAGGGGGGCGGTGGCCAATCCCCGGACGGCCTCCCACACGAAGGGGTGGGAGAAGAGGGGCGAAGGGGCGGGGCACAGCACTTGCCTGGGAATAAAATGACCAATCCGCGCCGCTCAACGGCCGGCTGAAGCCAATCAGCGAGCAGCAGAGGTGCTCGGACCCGCCCTGAGCGGTGAGTGAcgggtggaggggagggggtcCCGTAGAGCGGCAGAGCCCCGTCCCACAATGCCCCGCGTGGCGTGGCCGTGGGGTCCCGCGAGGCGGGGCGGGTCCCACGCGGGTGTCAtgtccgccccccccccccgttccccccGTGACGGAGCCCACGGACGCACCTTCCCCAAAAATGCCTTTATTCCAGCTCGGTACAGCCGCGGCCCTCCCATCCCTCACCCCCCCTCACACCACCGGGCTACCCGTGAAGGGAGAGTGTGGGGAAGCCACGCGTGGGAAAACCTCGGGGgtgggattggggggggggggtggctgtTGCGTGTGGCCATCCCGAATGGGGCCAGGCACCCACCACAGCCCAGGGGCTCCCAAACTgctctgtggggcaggggcaccctTGGGTGATGGGGCAAtacacaccccaccccccccccgtgacAGGTTTTGGAGCACCCACGGGTGACGAAACCCCTCCGGGTGACGCATTCCCCCTCAGGTGACGGAGCCCTTCCGGGTGCTGGATGCTCCGTGGGTGCTGGCACCCCAACCctgggagcacccatgggtgccagcaccccacacaccaccccaccccggCAGCGCCCGTTGAGCCccccgccgggggggggggtaccccccccccccggcggggGCTCAACGGGCGCTGCCGGGGGTCTCGGCCTCGGAGGCGAAAAGCTCGCGGTAAAGCGGGGGGAAAGCGGCGTGGAGCACCCCGGGGTGCAGGCGGCGGAAGGCCTGGAGCTGCTCCACGTGCTGCGAGCACAGCGCGCGCAGACGTCCCTGCGGCGGCAGCTGCCCACGGGAGACACGGACACGCGAGCGTCACGCTGGGCGGCGACACGCGTGTTACACGCGTGGAAACCAACCCGCCCCACGCCCCACGCGCGCAAGTTTGGACCCCGCACCCTGGCCAGGAGCCCCTCGCGGTGGGTGCGGCGCAGCAGCAGACGGAAAGCGATTTCCAGGTGTCCCTGCAGCCGTGCCACCTTCGCCTGGTCCTGCAGCCACGGGCGGtctggggacggggacacggggggtgtggggggtgtggggggatgggggacacgggggggatgtggggtgtggggggatgggggacacgggggggtgtggggacggggggggcggtgtggggatgggggacacgggggggatgggggacacggggggtgtGGGNNNNNNNNNNNNNNNNNNNNNNNNNNNNNNNNNNNNNNNNNNNNNNNNNNNNNNNNNNNNNNNNNNNNNNNNNNNNNNNNNNNNNNNNNNNNNNNNNNNtccctgcctcccccccaccccaaccctgGCTGTGGGGTCCCACCCGTGACCCCCCCCGAACCCCACAGAAACACCAGGGACACGAGGGGTGATCCACAGCGGCTCTGAgtgaggggaaactgaggcaggggcgcacggggggggacggacatggggggggacacggggggggacatgggggggacccggggggacacaggggggacacatgggggggacacacgggggggacccagggggacatgggggggacacggggtgacacaggggggacccggggggacccggggggatacgggggggacctgggggggaTGAcccggggggacacgggggggacccggggggatacgggggggacccgggggggATGAcccggggggacacgggggggacacggggggacacgggggggacccgggggggATGAcccggggggacacgggggggacacgggacacacacacacgacacCCGGGGAAGCGGGGACGGCTACCGGCCGCCCTCCCCCTCCTGCGCCCGGTGCTTGGCGGGGTCCGGCCGGATGAAGAGACCTGTAGGAGAGGGGGATGGGTTGGATGGGcccccccgtgaccccccccccgcaccccggggTGTCCCCACGGGTGTCCCCCCCCTCACCGGTGGCCCGGGCGTGCAGCGTGTCCCCGTCGGCGCTCCGCACGTGGCAGGACAGGAAAACCTTGCGGCCCTCCAGCCGCTCGGCGCGGCCgtccagcagcagcacggcGCCCAGCGGGACGGGGCTGTGGGGGGACACGCGGGACCCCCCCGTCAGCGGCCCCAGgaccccccgtgccccccccgtgccccccgtgccccccgtgCTCACGCCAGGTAGTCGATGCTGAGGTTGGCCGTCATCACCCTCCCGGCCACGGCGAGGGCGCAGGTGCCCAGCGTGCTGTCGATGATGGCGGCGATGGCACCGCCGTGGGTCAGGCTGTGGGACACAGCGGCACGGggacgggatgggatgggatgggaatgggatgggaatgggatgggatgggatgggaatggggatgggatgggatgggatgggatggggatgggatgggatgggatggggatggggatgggatggggatggggatggggatgggatgggatggggatggggatgggatgggatggggatggggatggggatgggatgggaatgggaatggggatgg
Protein-coding sequences here:
- the TDRKH gene encoding tudor and KH domain-containing protein, which produces MTAERGYWNSLTALQKAAVVLGIPAGAAVFYILYRRYRESREERLTFVGDEELEIEMRVPRAAVKSIIGRKGATIKKLSQETGARIDVEGEDEGEETALLISGSPSQVCRAKAAVHQIVTESAPVSEQLCVPQRAVGRIIGRGGETVRGICHSSGAKVLCEREADAGLAPIRVIQLSGTRKQVAAAKKLIMEKLMEDDAFRKELAQSTARRCQRKQPLGSRWEQEPLPDGVPGHGEEEGGLSWGEGSLLGQAPFEEAEELEDELEEPAAGPDAAVPKFEVPSPDFSFHADEHLEVYVSAAENPNHFWIQIIGHRSLQLDKLTAEMRQYYQSSGRAAELSSVRAGDIVAAPYMDGSDWYRARVLGTLENGSFDLYYVDFGDNGEAPREALRALRSDFLSLPFQAIECSLAGILPAGDGWEEAALDAFDRLTHCAAWKPLVAKISSYVQSGLGTRPNVRLYDVHHEKNLDVGAELVRLGYAVPCPQEEEEGAVGDGPPPLAQDATAETPENGTGASLESLLSEPPRGPGEPPLTPSCLSDGASSSGEDVVVTEGSSRCPPEQDCPHGAPREHRAGWT